In Clostridium omnivorum, the DNA window GTGGCTTCCACTGTATTTCAGCTTGATTTGTACAAATATTAAATTTAAATACAAGTCCTGTGGTTATTTAGTTGGTTTATTATGGATTATTTTCTACCCTAATGCACCTTATGTACTAACTGATTTCATTCACTTATCAAGGTATAGATTTTATGAGGACATAGTATATGGAGAAATCTCAAGTTCAAATTTTGCCATATGGTATAACTTCTTTTTGATAAGTATTTTTATCATTATTGGTTTAGTGTTGAGCTATGTGTCCCTATCAATTATGCACAAATATATAAGGGAAAAATACAACACTTTTATAGGGTGGGTTTTTGTTGTTATAATTTCAGTATTAAGCGGGTTTGCTATTTATTTGGGAAGGTTTGTTAGAATAAATAGCTGGGAGATAGTAACCAGTCCAATGAAGTTAATTAAAATTATGATTAGTAGTTTTAATCTACAAGCACTAAGCTTTACGGCTCTGTTTGGCATATTAACATTGTTTATTTATATATCCTTCTTTTTGATGAATAAATATTATGCTGATTGTGCTGAAATGTATTAAAAAAGAAACTATAGAACAAAAAAACAAAGACCTCACAGATTTCTCTGTGAGGCGGGGATAGAGTGAGTTTATCTATTGAAAAAGTGGGTAAATGCAATTACTTATCGTTCTTTAATTCTGCCATACAAGCTTTGCAGATATTCTTACCTTTGTAGTTAATAACATCTCTAGCATCACCACAGAATATGCAAGCTGGTTCATACTTCTTTAATATTATTTGCTCTCCGTCTACATAGATTTCTAATGCATCCTTCTCAGCAATGTCTAAAGTTCTTCTCAATTCGATTGGAATAACTATTCTTCCTAATTCGTCTACTCTTCTTACTACGCCTGTTGATTTCATAATTTTTTTCCTCCTGTAAATTACATCTTTCGACATATCTTTAATTAAATAATAACAAATGTGTCATAAAAAGTCAATATCTGATTTAAATGTTTTTTGATAAAATTACAAATTTCTTATCAAATTCCATCTATAGTTAATATACTACCATATAATTCAAATGTCAATATTTTTTTATAAAAATATACAAATTTTTACTAATGCTATAAACACTGATAAATCAAGGGATATAGAGAGCAAAAGTGTTGATTTATCAATGTTTAACTTACTTATATTGGAATAAATATGTTTTATTGCAGCTACAAATAAAATAGTAATAATATGGATAAAAGAAATATTTAATGTCGAAGGCTTGTACACTATTAACGTTTAGCTGTCTATAAGATATAATTATTCTTATAATTGATACAAAATGTAAATGAAATATCATAATAAAAACATAAAATTGGCTAAAAATATAATTAATTTAATTAAAATAGTATAAAATTTGCATAAAATATGGTAACCGATATGCAGCTATTGTAAAATTTAAGTAATTTTTTTAAGTAAAGGCTTTCATAATTCTGGTGTTAACTTTTTTTCTTTAACGTTATAATAAAAGAAATAAAATTCTAATATAAATAAAAGCGGGTGAATAAATGGGTTATTCTTTTGAAAAAAAAGCAGCTAATATAAATGTAAATCATATTTTTAACTATATAATGCAAAGCATTCATGATGATAGTGCTGGAATAATTTTTGAAATTTGGGATAAAGAAAATGTTCTAATTGAATTGTTGCCCTATATGAACGAATTAAAGACTGTAGGAAAGTGCAAGTACCATATAGATGATGCCTTCACACATATGAATTATGTATATAAGAATTTTAAGGCATTTTTGAGAGGAGAAATTATTATAAGAGGAATAAGCAATGAAATGTTCAGCAGGAGTATTAGTGGTTTTTCAATTGGGGATTATATGTCTCTTGCAGCTTTTACTCATGATATAGGAAAATATAGGGCTTATAAAAATATAGGGGATAGTGTAAGCTTTAAGAATCATGAATTTTTTGGAGCTGAAATAATGGAGGAAGTGTGTACTAAGTACAATTTTCCAAGCGAAGCTAAGAATTTAATTATAAATTGTATACAGGCTCATATGTATCCTCTTAATATAAGTAAAAGTGATAAGAGCGAACTAATAATGAAGGAGTTTTTTGAAAAATATAAGGAATATGTTCCATATATATTAGTATTAGCTTATTGTGACTTGGAAGGAAAGAGATTATATGAGAATAAAATAGAAGAGAAAAATCACTATAGAAAATTGATAGAAAAAATATTTTTTGAGTATAGCACAATTATGAATAGTATAGATTAAAAACTATAGATATCACATATAGCATTAGGATATTGATATTAATGTATGGTTATATCTAATGATAGTAGTTGTAAAGAGGTCTAAATAGCATATGTAATATATTTAATGTTACCAATATTACAAGGTTTAAAAGCCTAATAATGGTCATACTAAATTTGAAAAAAAAAAGTACCATGATATAATATGCATAAGTAATGTAAAAGATTACGGACTCAAAAGGGGTAACATGCCGATGGGAATAGGCATGAATAAGTTACACAGTGTGACCAGTGAAAGGAGAAAAGAGTATGAAAATTTTTATTGACACCGCTAATGTAGACGAAATTAGAAAGGCTGCAGCTTTAGGGGTTTTAGATGGAGTTACAACAAATCCATCATTAATAGCTAAAGAAGGAAGAGATTTAAAAGAGGTTATTGAAGAAATATGTGGAATAGTTGATGGACCTATAAGTGCAGAAGTTATAAGTCTTGAAGCTGATAAGATGGTACAAGAAGGAAGAGAACTGGTAAAACTACATAAAAACATAGTTATAAAAATACCTATGTGTGAAGAGGGATTAAAAGCTGTTAGTGTACTTTCCAAAGAAGGAATAAGGACTAATGTTACTTTAATATTCTCAGCACAACAAGCTCTTCTTGCAGCAAAAGCTGGAGCTAGCTTTGTAAGTCCATTTATGGGAAGACTTGATGATATAGGAAATGGTGGAATTCAAGTTATAGAAGATATAGCTCAAATATTTGACTACTATGGATTAAATACAGAAATAATATCAGCAAGTATAAGAAATCCAATGCACGTTCTAGATGTTGCAAAGGCAGGATCACATATAGCAACTATACCTTATGGTGTTATCATGCAAATGATAAAGCACCCACTAACAGATGCAGGTATAGCTAAATTTATGGCTGATTATAATAAGTCACAAAAGTAATAAATTTAGTTTGTTTTAAAATTCTAAGTTTTTTATGATAATAAATTTAGTGATAGAGAAGAAAAAGAGAAAGTATTTTCTCTTTTTTTTTAATGTACCAATTTTGGGACAATTAAAGTAGTATAAATAAGACATGGGTAAAAACGTACTCGTGTCTTTATTTTTTTAACAGATTTATTGAATGAATTAAAAAATTTTTGTTGAGTAAAGGAATTAAAAAAAATATAAAATAATTTACATAATATGGATTGAGCTGTCTGAAGATAATAAATAAATGAAGGCATAAAAGGTAGAAAACATTAACTATTCCACAAACTATTAAACAAGTTATCAACAAGTTAATTGTGGATAATGTTAATAAAAAAATTGTCTGTTGAAGGGAGGATAAGTAAATCAAGTGTTAATAGTTATCCACAAAAACTGTGTATAAAAATTGCAAAACTGTGGACAAGTGTGGAATAATGTGAACAAATTGATGCTTTGAAAGGAATTATGTGCATAACTTCATTTTTTTGAATAATAAAAATGTCGAAAATTATGTAAAAAAAGCGTACGAAAATAATTGAATGCGAACATGA includes these proteins:
- the fsa gene encoding fructose-6-phosphate aldolase, coding for MKIFIDTANVDEIRKAAALGVLDGVTTNPSLIAKEGRDLKEVIEEICGIVDGPISAEVISLEADKMVQEGRELVKLHKNIVIKIPMCEEGLKAVSVLSKEGIRTNVTLIFSAQQALLAAKAGASFVSPFMGRLDDIGNGGIQVIEDIAQIFDYYGLNTEIISASIRNPMHVLDVAKAGSHIATIPYGVIMQMIKHPLTDAGIAKFMADYNKSQK
- a CDS encoding HD domain-containing protein gives rise to the protein MGYSFEKKAANINVNHIFNYIMQSIHDDSAGIIFEIWDKENVLIELLPYMNELKTVGKCKYHIDDAFTHMNYVYKNFKAFLRGEIIIRGISNEMFSRSISGFSIGDYMSLAAFTHDIGKYRAYKNIGDSVSFKNHEFFGAEIMEEVCTKYNFPSEAKNLIINCIQAHMYPLNISKSDKSELIMKEFFEKYKEYVPYILVLAYCDLEGKRLYENKIEEKNHYRKLIEKIFFEYSTIMNSID
- a CDS encoding DUF1361 domain-containing protein, producing the protein MLAFLKQSNRGLYDLTIRLIMLTIVAGMFVFIRIVYTRSIGYIFLIWNVFLAWLPLYFSLICTNIKFKYKSCGYLVGLLWIIFYPNAPYVLTDFIHLSRYRFYEDIVYGEISSSNFAIWYNFFLISIFIIIGLVLSYVSLSIMHKYIREKYNTFIGWVFVVIISVLSGFAIYLGRFVRINSWEIVTSPMKLIKIMISSFNLQALSFTALFGILTLFIYISFFLMNKYYADCAEMY
- a CDS encoding AbrB/MazE/SpoVT family DNA-binding domain-containing protein, coding for MKSTGVVRRVDELGRIVIPIELRRTLDIAEKDALEIYVDGEQIILKKYEPACIFCGDARDVINYKGKNICKACMAELKNDK